The sequence below is a genomic window from Bremerella sp. JC817.
GCCCGCAGGGTTCGTCGAGCAGCGCGACGGCGGACATGATCTGGCCCGAAGTGCAGTAGCCGCACTGGTAGCCGTCGCTCTCGACGAACGCGGCCTGCATCGGGTGCATCGCGTCGGGCGTGCCGAGGCCCTCGATCGTGGTGACCTCGGCGCCGTCGAGCATAACGACGATCTACCACGCACGCGAGTTTTCCTCGAAGCTGAATTAA
It includes:
- a CDS encoding 2Fe-2S iron-sulfur cluster-binding protein: MLDGAEVTTIEGLGTPDAMHPMQAAFVESDGYQCGYCTSGQIMSAVALLDEPCGPTDADVKELMSGNICRCGAYANIVQAIQQVRHPK